The uncultured Desulfobulbus sp. genome window below encodes:
- a CDS encoding ABC transporter ATP-binding protein produces the protein MIRIKQLQKQYGKVKAVDSIDLRVEPGELFAFLGPNGAGKTTTIRILTGLTRIGSGQVQIGGHDIVAAPREAKRQCGLVPQHINLDSELSVRENLEIHGRLFGMSAQQRNDKIEELLSYVELLDRMDSLVKQLSGGLKRRLMIARALMHQPKVLFLDEPTVGLDPAIRRRIWSLIKRVQQDGTTIFLTTHYIEEAEFLAGRVAFLDTGRIVALDTPQALMESLGEWAVDQMNGEVMETNYYESRDKAAGFAATQECGVTLRRVNLEDAFLQLTGKKVLA, from the coding sequence ATGATTCGCATCAAACAACTGCAAAAGCAATACGGCAAGGTCAAGGCGGTTGACTCTATTGACCTTAGGGTGGAGCCCGGGGAACTTTTTGCTTTTCTAGGTCCCAACGGTGCAGGCAAGACCACCACCATTCGCATCCTCACTGGCCTGACCCGGATCGGCAGCGGCCAGGTACAGATCGGAGGGCACGATATTGTAGCTGCCCCCCGTGAGGCCAAACGTCAGTGCGGGCTCGTGCCCCAGCATATCAACCTGGACAGTGAGCTGAGTGTGCGGGAAAATCTTGAGATTCACGGCCGTCTCTTCGGCATGAGTGCTCAGCAGCGGAACGATAAAATTGAGGAATTGCTGAGTTATGTGGAACTGCTGGACCGAATGGATTCTTTGGTGAAACAACTCTCCGGTGGCTTGAAGCGACGATTGATGATTGCCCGGGCCCTGATGCACCAGCCCAAGGTGCTCTTTCTCGATGAGCCCACTGTGGGGCTTGATCCAGCCATTCGTCGTCGCATCTGGTCACTGATCAAACGGGTACAGCAAGATGGGACCACCATCTTTCTCACCACCCATTATATCGAAGAGGCTGAATTTCTCGCAGGCCGGGTGGCCTTTCTCGACACAGGGAGAATTGTTGCCCTGGATACGCCCCAGGCCCTGATGGAAAGCCTCGGGGAATGGGCGGTGGATCAAATGAACGGTGAGGTCATGGAGACCAACTATTATGAGAGTCGGGATAAAGCTGCTGGTTTTGCAGCAACGCAGGAGTGTGGAGTTACCCTGAGACGGGTCAATCTGGAAGATGCGTTTTTACAGCTCACAGGGAAAAAGGTGCTCGCATGA
- a CDS encoding adenosylcobinamide amidohydrolase, which produces MLIDTLYDSVELHREEKIIYARFLKPHTVLSTCRVAGGMRTDLAALYNHQSCEPAGHCHSLPQSAYRNPEQYRKAICERHNLDAEHCATLGTAANMNNASLSRQTFRDLEVIAVCTGGVEGNAGRVGDPASVVETVDGFERLPPAEEIPGPGTINTMLFINKPLISGALTRCVMTATEAKTRVLQELAVNSRYSDGLATGTGTDQIAVAALESDAKALTSAGKHAKLGELIGRAVYEAIKGTLARQNSMIPAGQCSIKIHMERFGCSRVQLRTTIKSFLDQEQGELLEANFKAFEHDPLTVAAVAALVHLRDKITWGVLPESCWSEIMAGFSAQVACAVSGDYSRLSHYRLLLASTIRETNNQAFIEGVCRALALGFSEKWRIMDILTANEPSQSCKSVCGEKEQGL; this is translated from the coding sequence ATGCTCATTGATACTCTCTATGACTCGGTGGAGCTCCACCGTGAAGAAAAAATCATTTATGCCCGTTTCCTCAAGCCCCATACGGTGCTTTCCACCTGTCGGGTGGCAGGAGGAATGCGTACCGATTTGGCGGCATTGTACAACCACCAGAGCTGTGAGCCAGCGGGACATTGTCACAGTTTGCCTCAAAGTGCCTACCGTAATCCCGAACAGTACCGCAAGGCTATCTGTGAGCGCCATAATCTGGATGCCGAACACTGCGCGACTCTGGGCACGGCGGCCAATATGAACAACGCCTCTCTTTCCAGGCAAACATTTCGTGATCTTGAAGTGATCGCGGTCTGTACCGGAGGGGTCGAAGGCAATGCCGGTCGGGTGGGCGACCCGGCTTCGGTGGTGGAAACGGTTGATGGCTTTGAACGCTTACCCCCAGCCGAGGAAATTCCTGGCCCCGGGACGATCAACACCATGCTTTTTATCAACAAGCCGCTCATTTCCGGCGCACTCACTCGCTGTGTGATGACAGCCACCGAGGCCAAGACGCGCGTGCTTCAGGAACTGGCAGTCAACTCCCGCTATTCCGATGGCCTGGCCACAGGGACCGGGACCGACCAGATCGCAGTTGCTGCCCTGGAAAGCGATGCTAAAGCACTGACCAGTGCCGGCAAACATGCCAAGCTTGGCGAGTTGATCGGCCGGGCCGTGTATGAGGCGATCAAAGGAACCCTGGCTCGTCAAAACAGCATGATTCCTGCCGGACAATGCTCCATCAAAATTCATATGGAGCGCTTTGGGTGCAGCAGGGTTCAGCTGCGTACGACCATCAAGTCCTTTCTTGATCAGGAACAGGGAGAACTCTTGGAGGCGAACTTCAAGGCATTTGAGCACGATCCCCTCACAGTCGCCGCTGTGGCGGCCCTGGTGCATCTACGCGATAAGATAACCTGGGGGGTGCTTCCTGAGAGTTGCTGGAGTGAGATCATGGCTGGATTTTCCGCCCAGGTCGCCTGCGCGGTCAGTGGCGATTACAGCCGTCTCTCCCATTATCGTCTGCTTTTAGCCTCCACCATACGTGAGACAAACAATCAGGCCTTTATCGAAGGGGTGTGCCGGGCCCTGGCATTGGGCTTTTCCGAGAAGTGGCGGATTATGGATATTCTTACGGCAAATGAACCATCGCAGAGCTGTAAATCGGTTTGTGGAGAAAAAGAACAAGGTTTGTAA
- a CDS encoding ABC transporter permease, which yields MNGFMAVYLREMLILKYRFKRQLAGMAVSPLLYLITFGYAMGDVIQFGDQSYLHFLIPGLVAMASMTQSFGIATDINVARFYWKIFEEFQAAPISNLSYVAGEVLAGMTRAVLGVAVILVLSLPFGVVLHYGPLFWLAVLGNCFVFASLAVAMAMLVKSHADQSLLTSFIITPMAFLGGTFFPIEKLPLWAQGLLSCLPLTHASHAIRATASGKPADGIDYLVLAVVGVVFFWLALHSVNKARD from the coding sequence ATGAATGGATTTATGGCTGTCTATCTGCGGGAGATGCTCATCCTCAAGTACCGTTTTAAACGGCAGCTTGCCGGGATGGCCGTTTCCCCGCTCTTGTACCTGATCACCTTTGGTTATGCCATGGGTGATGTCATTCAGTTTGGTGATCAATCCTATCTCCACTTCCTTATCCCCGGTCTGGTGGCCATGGCTAGTATGACTCAGTCCTTCGGCATTGCCACAGATATCAATGTCGCCCGGTTTTATTGGAAGATCTTTGAAGAGTTCCAGGCCGCTCCCATCAGCAACCTGAGTTATGTGGCCGGTGAAGTCCTCGCCGGAATGACCAGAGCTGTGCTTGGTGTGGCGGTTATTCTTGTGTTGAGCCTGCCCTTTGGGGTGGTGCTCCACTATGGGCCTCTATTTTGGCTCGCGGTGCTCGGGAACTGTTTTGTCTTTGCCTCGTTGGCTGTGGCCATGGCCATGCTGGTGAAATCACACGCAGACCAGAGTTTGCTCACCAGTTTTATCATTACCCCCATGGCCTTTCTGGGCGGCACCTTTTTTCCCATCGAGAAACTTCCTCTCTGGGCCCAGGGGCTCCTCTCCTGTCTTCCCCTGACCCATGCCTCCCATGCCATCCGCGCCACCGCCAGTGGTAAGCCCGCGGATGGCATCGATTATCTGGTGCTGGCCGTCGTGGGGGTGGTGTTCTTTTGGCTCGCCCTCCACTCTGTCAATAAAGCCCGAGACTGA
- a CDS encoding TonB-dependent receptor, which translates to MNPKGVKRFDRLALVMLLSLGPALLATDAGATGTEKNAVKEKADEMVVTATRSAEDILTIPTKIEVIDSHDIEMTAGTMLTEQLKKSSSLSVIEYPGALAGIGIRGFRPEFSGITKHSLILLNGRPIGATNLATVLTDNVERIEVLKGPASSLYGAEAMGGVVNVITKKSTGELGGKVEAGLGSYSTNFQKMSAGGAIIADRLDFDIAVGRHEQADNLKTGDNGEERANTSYKTSNGSIRIGGNFGADWRADLSANMYQGRDIETPGDVAYGDVRSGRKDIDNNGVDFKIGGGLGANNEVGLTLYHTEEEAENYSNYSGGATVPTYRSYDSETTWDGVQLQDIYTWGSHKFILGFDYQYIEKQSRSYTTTGARKAPSSPDEGRTNLAGYLETVWKFCDNRLTFTGGGRYDTFEVETLATPYKTGFTPTTEDFSTFSPRVGANYLFDSGIRLHATAGQAFVPPSAFQLAGYSESIVGGATMITQGNSNLDPETSTTWDIGIGYELPAWGFSLDVTYFDTTVDDRITTSQTGNLKTYINALGSDIQGMESTLSFDLAVPMQWASSLKFYINATHIFTAEEELVGGAMQDIHNVADYTYNYGVEYDNGSIDSRLHFRTVGPMRDTDWVTAGYPEIEYPKFTVVDLVAGYNFLEHHRLELTVDNIFDKDYYEKKGYPKPGRSFFVSYSYTF; encoded by the coding sequence ATGAATCCAAAGGGAGTGAAGAGATTTGATCGGTTGGCCTTGGTCATGCTGTTGTCTCTGGGGCCAGCGTTACTGGCCACTGATGCCGGTGCAACGGGTACAGAAAAAAATGCAGTCAAGGAAAAGGCTGATGAAATGGTAGTGACCGCCACCAGGAGTGCTGAGGATATCCTTACCATTCCCACCAAAATCGAGGTGATCGATAGTCATGATATCGAAATGACTGCCGGGACCATGCTCACCGAACAGCTGAAAAAATCGAGCTCATTGAGCGTTATCGAGTATCCCGGTGCCCTGGCAGGTATCGGTATTCGCGGTTTTCGTCCGGAGTTTTCAGGTATTACAAAACACAGTTTGATCCTTTTAAACGGTCGCCCCATTGGTGCCACCAACTTGGCCACGGTGCTCACGGATAATGTGGAGCGCATCGAAGTACTCAAAGGGCCGGCTTCCTCACTCTATGGTGCAGAGGCCATGGGCGGGGTGGTCAATGTAATCACCAAAAAATCAACCGGAGAGCTGGGAGGCAAGGTTGAAGCAGGGCTGGGGAGCTACAGCACCAATTTTCAAAAAATGTCAGCGGGCGGAGCCATCATTGCCGACAGACTTGATTTTGATATCGCAGTTGGCCGCCATGAGCAGGCCGATAACTTGAAAACAGGCGATAATGGGGAGGAACGGGCGAATACCTCCTATAAGACCAGCAATGGCTCCATCCGTATTGGTGGCAATTTTGGAGCTGACTGGCGGGCAGATCTTTCCGCCAATATGTATCAGGGACGTGACATCGAAACCCCAGGTGATGTGGCCTATGGTGATGTGCGCAGTGGACGGAAAGACATCGACAACAATGGGGTTGATTTCAAGATCGGTGGTGGGCTCGGTGCGAACAACGAAGTGGGTCTGACTCTCTACCATACTGAGGAAGAGGCGGAAAATTACTCCAACTATTCCGGTGGGGCAACAGTCCCCACTTACCGCAGCTATGATTCGGAAACCACCTGGGATGGTGTACAACTTCAGGATATCTATACCTGGGGGAGCCACAAGTTTATTCTTGGGTTTGACTATCAGTACATTGAGAAACAATCTCGCAGCTACACCACGACTGGTGCACGTAAGGCACCATCCTCACCCGATGAAGGGCGGACCAACCTGGCCGGGTACCTGGAAACGGTATGGAAGTTTTGTGACAATCGCCTCACCTTTACCGGAGGTGGGCGCTACGACACCTTTGAAGTTGAGACACTGGCTACCCCATACAAAACTGGTTTTACACCCACGACCGAAGATTTTTCCACCTTCAGCCCCCGGGTTGGCGCCAACTATCTCTTTGATTCAGGCATTCGCCTCCATGCCACCGCTGGCCAGGCCTTTGTGCCGCCCAGTGCCTTTCAGCTGGCAGGCTACTCCGAGTCTATCGTTGGTGGTGCAACCATGATCACCCAGGGTAACAGTAACCTCGATCCTGAGACTTCCACAACCTGGGATATTGGCATTGGCTATGAGCTGCCTGCCTGGGGATTCTCCTTGGATGTGACCTATTTCGATACCACAGTGGATGATCGCATCACCACCTCACAAACCGGTAACCTCAAGACCTATATCAATGCCTTAGGCTCCGATATTCAGGGGATGGAGTCCACCCTGAGTTTTGATTTGGCGGTACCTATGCAGTGGGCCAGTAGCCTCAAGTTTTATATCAATGCCACTCATATTTTTACCGCAGAAGAGGAACTCGTCGGCGGAGCCATGCAGGATATTCACAATGTTGCCGACTATACCTACAACTACGGGGTTGAGTATGACAATGGCAGCATTGACAGCCGCCTCCATTTTCGCACCGTTGGCCCCATGCGTGATACCGACTGGGTAACCGCTGGCTATCCGGAGATCGAATATCCCAAGTTCACCGTTGTTGATCTGGTGGCAGGGTACAATTTTCTCGAGCATCACCGGCTTGAGCTGACCGTGGATAATATCTTTGACAAAGATTACTACGAGAAAAAAGGCTACCCCAAACCAGGTCGCTCATTTTTTGTGAGCTACAGTTACACGTTCTGA
- a CDS encoding carbon-nitrogen hydrolase family protein, translated as MASLKLGLLHLAIEHKEPEKNRQQLLAYCREAGERGLQIVAAPELCISGYSFASIEDMAPYAETADGPTLRGVAALCKVYSMYACIGLAERDERSSILYNSAFVIDPQGEIICRYRKINAEFRWACPGDPAQDNTFLTPWGRIGVLICSDCYHSLMPRITALRGANLILVVANWPPVGDLNPVEIWQARAMENGVFIAVCNRTGVDATMDCRNGYSALISPRGVLNMKKVARTSRIAKASIPLNKAGLLKGGQRLKQLTARNCAQMHACYLNRSGFGDISGLLQLPNAGQLQICCHCPGSEEGLLPIFETTETQCKATPILHVLAPGSYDEADLEGIRTWCATSDEKVVLLRETKRGDLLYRFDGKEQPQCCPWDATYGCQEAEFPFFDCGAARVHLIPGCALHHPEHFLAAAKKGADMAIVFNQKFNDKLCLLGGARTIEQLSVVLASPQGAGIWMTPQGHQRWQEILAGPGEHCSAVMDTRRTRLKRFQDRIDYHTLLLEPESQIHQTATQTLA; from the coding sequence ATGGCATCATTGAAGCTTGGTTTATTGCACCTGGCGATTGAGCATAAGGAGCCGGAGAAAAACCGGCAGCAACTTCTGGCCTATTGCCGTGAGGCAGGCGAACGGGGACTCCAGATCGTGGCCGCACCGGAGTTATGTATTTCAGGCTACTCCTTTGCAAGTATTGAAGACATGGCTCCCTACGCCGAAACAGCAGATGGGCCAACTCTACGAGGTGTCGCAGCTCTTTGTAAAGTCTACTCCATGTATGCCTGCATCGGCCTGGCTGAGCGGGATGAGCGGAGTTCTATCCTGTACAACTCGGCCTTTGTCATCGATCCCCAAGGGGAGATCATCTGCCGCTATCGCAAAATCAATGCTGAGTTCCGTTGGGCCTGTCCAGGCGATCCCGCCCAGGACAATACCTTTCTCACACCCTGGGGGCGTATTGGTGTCCTGATCTGTTCGGATTGTTACCACAGCCTCATGCCACGGATAACGGCCCTACGGGGAGCGAACCTGATTCTGGTTGTTGCCAACTGGCCTCCGGTAGGGGATCTGAATCCAGTGGAAATCTGGCAGGCACGGGCCATGGAAAATGGTGTGTTTATCGCTGTCTGCAATCGTACCGGTGTTGATGCCACCATGGATTGTAGAAATGGGTATTCCGCTCTGATCAGTCCTCGAGGCGTGCTCAACATGAAAAAGGTTGCCCGAACCTCGCGGATAGCCAAGGCCAGCATTCCTTTGAATAAAGCTGGTCTGTTGAAAGGAGGGCAGCGACTCAAGCAGCTGACAGCACGTAACTGTGCGCAGATGCACGCCTGTTATCTCAATCGGAGTGGTTTTGGCGATATAAGTGGACTCTTACAGTTGCCGAATGCTGGTCAGTTACAGATATGCTGCCATTGCCCTGGTTCTGAAGAAGGGCTGCTCCCCATATTTGAGACAACTGAGACTCAGTGTAAAGCCACCCCAATCCTGCATGTGCTGGCCCCCGGTAGCTACGACGAGGCTGATCTCGAAGGTATTCGGACCTGGTGCGCGACCAGCGATGAAAAAGTCGTCCTGCTCCGAGAAACGAAACGTGGTGATCTCCTCTATCGTTTCGACGGCAAGGAGCAACCACAATGCTGCCCCTGGGATGCCACATATGGTTGTCAAGAAGCCGAATTCCCCTTTTTTGACTGTGGTGCGGCCCGGGTACATCTGATCCCCGGCTGCGCGCTGCATCATCCCGAGCATTTTCTCGCAGCGGCCAAAAAAGGTGCGGATATGGCCATTGTCTTCAATCAAAAATTTAACGACAAACTCTGTCTCCTCGGGGGCGCCCGTACCATTGAACAGTTGAGTGTAGTACTCGCAAGTCCCCAAGGTGCAGGGATCTGGATGACACCCCAGGGACATCAACGCTGGCAGGAGATTCTGGCAGGACCGGGTGAGCACTGTTCAGCGGTTATGGATACGCGCAGGACGCGTCTGAAACGATTTCAGGACCGTATCGATTACCACACCCTGCTTCTGGAACCAGAGAGTCAGATTCACCAAACTGCCACGCAAACGCTAGCCTGA
- a CDS encoding ATP-binding protein: protein MKNRPIYPFTAIVGQEKMKLALMLNVVNPGLSGVLIRGEKGTAKSTAVRALADILPEISIFADDPYQLDPEEELDTYHTICKLTQGSRKEILPEVVTRKVRVVELPVGATEDRVVGTLDLEHALKAGEKRIEPGILAQAHRNILYVDEVNLLDDHVVDVLLDSAAMGVNTIEREGVSFSHPARFTLVGTMNPEEGELRPQLLDRFGLCVNIEGIQSAEQRVAIMERRAAFDQDPESFARQWQEESKVLAQQLQSARELYPRVEVERPLLFEIAKTCLDVGVDGHRGDIIMLKTAKTLAALDGRDSVQSADITTSAELVLPHRVRRQPLMEIADNVQALRDRALAGK from the coding sequence GTGCTTATTCGGGGGGAAAAGGGGACTGCCAAGTCTACAGCGGTTCGTGCCCTTGCCGATATCCTTCCTGAAATATCCATCTTTGCCGATGACCCCTACCAACTTGACCCTGAAGAAGAGCTCGATACCTATCACACGATCTGCAAGCTGACTCAAGGATCGCGAAAAGAGATTTTGCCCGAGGTTGTCACCCGCAAGGTTCGAGTGGTGGAGTTGCCGGTTGGCGCCACTGAAGACCGTGTGGTTGGAACCCTGGATCTGGAACACGCGCTCAAGGCCGGCGAAAAGCGCATCGAGCCAGGCATCCTCGCCCAGGCACACCGCAATATCCTTTACGTGGATGAGGTCAACCTCCTGGATGATCATGTGGTGGATGTGCTCCTTGATTCGGCAGCCATGGGGGTGAACACCATTGAGCGGGAGGGCGTTTCTTTTTCCCATCCGGCGCGGTTTACCCTGGTGGGCACCATGAATCCGGAAGAGGGCGAGTTGCGCCCCCAGCTGCTTGATCGTTTTGGTCTCTGTGTCAACATCGAGGGCATCCAGAGCGCTGAGCAGCGGGTCGCGATCATGGAACGTAGAGCTGCCTTTGACCAGGATCCAGAATCCTTTGCCCGCCAGTGGCAGGAGGAATCCAAGGTACTGGCTCAGCAACTCCAGTCTGCCAGGGAACTCTATCCCAGGGTGGAGGTAGAGCGCCCGCTGCTCTTTGAAATAGCCAAGACCTGTTTGGACGTCGGGGTGGATGGACACCGTGGTGATATCATCATGCTCAAAACCGCCAAGACCCTGGCTGCCCTTGATGGTCGTGACTCCGTGCAATCAGCAGATATAACAACCAGTGCCGAGCTGGTCCTGCCCCATCGGGTTCGTCGCCAGCCCTTGATGGAGATCGCCGATAATGTCCAGGCCCTGCGTGATCGAGCCCTGGCGGGGAAATAA
- a CDS encoding radical SAM protein, whose amino-acid sequence MQATSALQQAGAQINYLILALTNRCNLSCRYCYRGPLERRIDMEPETLQRALWMAGQGEGPLHIQLSGGEPCLVPGLIELAAQGASHLNRPVTLGIQVNGTCLNDEVIRLLKKFQLQVGVSLDGPPQIQESLRGRAKETLRGLMLLEQENIPFRVTTVVTQINVLHLDRLAFLLAGFQMARGIGLDLLVQKGNACIGANSPAPAKVFELQEGIARLIRALQRINSERRSSLRLREWDLVQRMLRRGPQQQRMFCQAAQGASLAVHPDGRCFPCGQTLGDDRFATSLFTNELPQLEVCSLEKYSAACTSCPLEHCCPGDCPSRLLYNPIEQKQLACVMYQTLAEFCDL is encoded by the coding sequence ATGCAGGCCACCTCTGCATTGCAACAAGCTGGGGCGCAGATCAATTACCTGATTTTGGCCTTGACCAATCGGTGTAACCTTTCCTGCCGATACTGCTACCGTGGTCCTCTGGAGCGACGGATCGATATGGAGCCGGAGACTCTGCAGCGAGCCTTGTGGATGGCGGGGCAGGGTGAGGGACCGCTCCATATTCAGCTGAGCGGTGGTGAGCCCTGCCTTGTCCCTGGACTGATCGAGTTGGCTGCCCAAGGGGCAAGCCATCTCAACCGTCCGGTCACGCTCGGCATTCAGGTCAACGGAACCTGCCTCAATGACGAGGTGATTCGTTTATTGAAGAAATTTCAACTTCAGGTGGGCGTCAGTCTGGATGGCCCACCTCAAATTCAGGAGTCACTTCGCGGCAGAGCAAAGGAAACGCTACGGGGCTTGATGCTGCTTGAACAAGAGAACATACCATTTCGGGTCACCACTGTGGTGACCCAAATAAATGTTCTCCACCTGGATCGTTTAGCTTTTCTCCTGGCCGGTTTTCAAATGGCCCGTGGCATCGGCCTTGATCTGTTGGTCCAGAAGGGCAACGCCTGCATTGGTGCGAACAGCCCCGCCCCAGCAAAGGTTTTCGAGCTGCAAGAGGGGATTGCAAGATTAATCCGCGCCCTGCAACGGATCAACAGCGAGCGTCGCTCCTCCTTACGGCTCAGGGAATGGGATCTGGTGCAGCGTATGCTGCGACGGGGACCGCAACAACAACGGATGTTTTGTCAGGCAGCTCAGGGGGCAAGTTTGGCTGTGCACCCGGATGGACGTTGTTTCCCCTGCGGTCAAACCCTTGGGGATGATCGTTTTGCTACATCACTTTTTACAAATGAACTCCCCCAATTAGAGGTCTGCTCACTGGAAAAATATTCTGCCGCATGCACGAGCTGCCCTCTTGAGCATTGTTGCCCCGGAGACTGCCCCAGTCGGCTCCTCTACAACCCCATTGAACAGAAACAGTTGGCATGCGTCATGTATCAGACCCTGGCTGAGTTTTGTGATCTGTAA